From a single bacterium genomic region:
- the ppnK gene encoding NAD(+) kinase (catalyzes the phosphorylation of NAD to NADP): MEVIRNLGILANREAVGARGVVERAIAAAEASGASVRLDGETAAWLERPARAASALDFAAECQLFLVFGGDGSFLRAARALEPVATPLLGINMGSLGFLTLLKLEEMEGALRSVLAGQYRVEERMRLAAALARDGEAGRAQLALNDAVIHMNPSNRLVEFQIAVGGQRLGGYRADGLIVATPTGSTAYSLSAGGPIVHPTMDALVATPICPHALSIRPILVGGEEELLITIGRRSGEATLTLDGLSTLTLRSGDAVRIRRAAERPLRLALPLDFSYYALVGAKLGWGSPTGR; this comes from the coding sequence ATGGAAGTCATCCGCAATCTGGGCATCCTGGCCAATCGCGAGGCGGTCGGCGCGCGCGGGGTCGTCGAGCGGGCCATCGCGGCGGCGGAGGCGAGCGGCGCCAGCGTCCGGCTCGACGGGGAGACGGCGGCCTGGCTGGAGCGGCCGGCGCGGGCGGCGAGCGCCCTCGACTTCGCCGCCGAGTGCCAGCTCTTCCTCGTGTTCGGCGGCGACGGCAGCTTCCTGCGCGCCGCGCGCGCACTCGAGCCGGTCGCCACGCCGCTCCTGGGCATCAACATGGGGAGCCTCGGCTTCCTGACCCTGCTCAAGCTCGAGGAAATGGAGGGGGCCCTGCGCAGCGTGCTCGCCGGTCAGTACCGCGTCGAGGAGCGGATGCGCCTCGCAGCGGCACTCGCGCGCGATGGCGAGGCCGGTCGGGCGCAGCTCGCGCTCAACGATGCCGTCATCCACATGAATCCCAGCAACCGTCTGGTGGAGTTCCAGATCGCGGTCGGCGGCCAGCGTCTCGGCGGCTACCGCGCCGACGGGCTGATCGTCGCCACGCCGACCGGTTCCACCGCCTACTCGCTCTCGGCGGGCGGCCCGATCGTCCACCCGACGATGGACGCCCTCGTCGCGACGCCGATCTGCCCGCACGCCCTCTCGATTCGACCCATCCTGGTCGGCGGCGAGGAGGAGCTCCTGATCACGATCGGCCGGCGCAGCGGCGAGGCCACCCTCACGCTGGACGGCCTGAGCACGCTGACGCTGCGCAGCGGCGACGCGGTGCGCATTCGCCGTGCGGCCGAGCGGCCGCTGCGCCTCGCCCTGCCCCTCGATTTCAGCTACTACGCCCTCGTCGGCGCGAAGCTGGGCTGGGGATCGCCCACCGGGAGATAG